A stretch of the Lolium perenne isolate Kyuss_39 chromosome 3, Kyuss_2.0, whole genome shotgun sequence genome encodes the following:
- the LOC127345464 gene encoding putative receptor protein kinase ZmPK1, producing the protein MLYHASFLPMPTTVVSTFMMAKFASLALFLLHSCVCASSRDHTLSTGSSLSVEDNARSFLVSPDATFSCGFLQAGDNAFYFSIWFTASKNRTAVWTANPGAPVNGRLSRISFSGDGKLVLADANGTIVWDTKTGGNKQHLTVSLNDTGNLAITDPSTGRALWQSFDWPTDTLLPSQVLSKDTILTAAYFTLRYDSDNVLRLLYDGPDTASAYWPSPGIDVYTSGRTNYNSSRIGVLDDTGAFLSSDGLHFQASDLGAPGVKRRLTIEQDGNLRLYSLLKATGDWAVTWVALNQPCSVHGLCGKNAVCEYQPYLRCSCMPGYEMADRRDWRKGCKPTFSVPAANGNNCSQGVPEQFTFLEVPHADFYGYDLWFNQSITFEDCMNLCLKLCACTAFSYRTNGLGNCYPKGDLFNGYRTSSFYGSIYLKLPSKVNASASALPLVSVAGGSGLACERNGSSRTIVPGYADTYGRPGSGPKWTYFLSFAAVLGFLELLFVAAGWWFLSSHQSIPSSMEAGYRLVMATQFRRFSYRELKNATGNFKEELGRGGSGVVYRGVLDKGTVVAVKKLTDVQVQGEEEFWAEVTVFGRINHINLVRIWGFCSEGKHRMLVYEYVENESLDRHLFGNDIGRSLAWTERFRIALGAARGLAYLHHECLEWVIHCDVKPENILLTRELDAKIADFGLAKLSRRDTTGDGNGIQLSQMRGTKGYMAPEWALGLPVDAKVDVYSYGVVLLEIVIGTRISDQTTADGEERLEMWQIAQALKQVVASGDIGSLVDSRLSGQFNPRQAMEMVKISLSCMEESSSRPTMDDISKALTACDDEDEHPAYLS; encoded by the coding sequence CTTCTCGTGCGGCTTTCTCCAAGCCGGCGACAACGCCTTCTACTTCTCCATTTGGTTCACCGCCAGCAAAAACAGAACCGCCGTCTGGACGGCCAACCCCGGCGCCCCTGTGAACGGACGGCTCTCCAGGATCTCGTTCAGCGGCGACGGCAAGCTGGTCCTCGCCGACGCCAACGGGACCATTGTCTGGGACACCAAGACGGGAGGCAACAAGCAGCACCTCACCGTCTCCCTCAACGACACCGGCAACCTCGCCATCACGGACCCGTCGACCGGCCGCGCCCTGTGGCAGAGCTTCGATTGGCCGACGGACACCCTGCTCCCGTCGCAGGTGCTGTCCAAGGATACGATTCTGACGGCCGCCTACTTCACCCTCCGCTATGACAGCGACAACGTGCTGCGGCTCCTGTACGACGGCCCGGATACCGCGAGCGCTTACTGGCCGAGCCCGGGAATAGACGTGTACACGAGCGGCCGGACAAACTACAACAGCTCACGAATCGGCGTCCTCGACGACACCGGCGCCTTCCTCTCCAGCGACGGGCTGCACTTCCAGGCCTCCGACCTGGGCGCCCCCGGCGTCAAGAGACGGCTAACGATCGAGCAGGACGGAAACTTGCGGCTCTATAGCCTCCTGAAGGCGACCGGTGACTGGGCGGTCACGTGGGTGGCGCTGAACCAGCCGTGCTCCGTGCACGGGCTGTGCGGGAAGAACGCCGTCTGCGAGTACCAGCCGTACCTCCGATGCTCGTGCATGCCGGGGTACGAGATGGCCGACCGCCGGGACTGGAGAAAGGGCTGCAAGCCGACGTTCAGCGTCCCCGCCGCCAACGGCAACAACTGCAGCCAAGGGGTGCCGGAGCAGTTCACGTTCCTGGAGGTTCCACACGCCGACTTCTACGGATACGACCTCTGGTTCAACCAGTCCATCACGTTCGAGGACTGCATGAACCTGTGCCTCAAGCTGTGCGCCTGCACCGCCTTCTCCTACAGGACGAATGGCTTGGGCAACTGCTACCCGAAAGGCGACCTGTTTAATGGATACAGGACGTCGTCGTTCTACGGGAGCATCTACCTCAAGCTGCCGAGCAAAGTCAACGCCTCGGCGTCGGCGCTGCCGTTGGTATCCGTCGCCGGCGGCTCGGGCCTCGCCTGCGAGCGTAATGGTTCTAGTCGTACCATCGTCCCGGGGTACGCGGACACGTACGGGAGACCCGGCAGCGGCCCAAAGTGGACCTACTTTCTTTCCTTCGCCGCGGTGCTGGGATTTCTCGAGCTTCTCTTCGTCGCCGCAGGGTGGTGGTTCCTGTCCAGCCATCAGAGCATACCCAGCTCGATGGAGGCAGGGTACAGGTTGGTGATGGCGACCCAGTTCAGGAGGTTCTCGTACCGGGAGCTCAAGAACGCGACAGGGAATTTCAAAGAGGAGCTTGGCCGTGGCGGGTCCGGCGTGGTGTACCGTGGCGTGCTGGACAAAGGCACcgtggtggcggtgaagaagctgACGGACGTGCAGGTGCAGGGCGAGGAGGAGTTCTGGGCGGAGGTGACGGTGTTCGGGAGGATCAACCACATCAACCTGGTGAGGATCTGGGGGTTCTGCTCCGAGGGAAAGCACAGGATGCTGGTGTACGAGTACGTCGAGAACGAGTCGCTGGACCGGCACCTCTTCGGCAACGACATCGGCAGGTCGCTGGCGTGGACCGAGCGGTTCAGGATCGCGctgggcgcggccaggggcctggccTATCTGCACCACGAATGCCTCGAGTGGGTCATCCACTGCGATGTAAAGCCGGAGAACATCCTCCTCACGCGGGAGCTCGACGCCAAGATCGCCGATTTCGGGCTGGCCAAGCTGTCCAGGAGGGATACCACGGGCGACGGCAACGGCATTCAGCTATCACAAATGAGGGGGACAAAGGGATACATGGCGCCGGAGTGGGCACTCGGCCTGCCCGTGGACGCCAAGGTCGATGTCTACAGCTACGGCGTCGTGCTGCTGGAGATCGTCATTGGGACCCGGATCTCCGACCAGACGACGGCGGACGGCGAAGAGCGGCTGGAGATGTGGCAGATCGCACAGGCGCTGAAGCAGGTCGTAGCGAGTGGAGACATTGGGTCGTTGGTGGATAGTAGGCTGAGTGGGCAGTTCAACCCTCGGCAGGCCATGGAAATGGTGAAGATCTCCTTGTCGTGCATGGAGGAGAGCAGCAGCAGACCGACCATGGATGACATCTCCAAAGCTCTTACGGCCTGCGATGACGAAGATGAGCACCCAGCGTACCTCTCATGA